The following are from one region of the Methanospirillum hungatei genome:
- a CDS encoding universal stress protein, translating into MFRRILFPTDFSEYARRVMDCIAGLPGVLEVVMLHVISSDSPAALRGDIESSARERLESDRALLQSLGISVIKTEVVLSESVPASIDEVAKRHESTIIVMGARGKGLIKGLHLGSVTHRVLHDSHTNLLIMRGQIIERLSGEKFQKFCPMIFSKVLIPVDLTPDSWDAVQKIGKIPEVIEIIVCSVISRGETESEIERIRNKTADALKEKCAQLKTAGAEVRWRILEGDPVSRVLEYADEADVSLVCTVPTEKGIIAELLHGSFSCELARRTSRPVLVIRKD; encoded by the coding sequence ATGTTCAGGCGTATCCTGTTTCCCACAGATTTTTCTGAGTATGCACGGCGAGTAATGGATTGTATTGCAGGCCTTCCTGGTGTTCTGGAAGTTGTGATGCTCCATGTGATTAGTTCTGACAGTCCGGCAGCTCTTCGGGGAGATATCGAGTCATCTGCACGTGAAAGACTTGAATCAGACCGGGCTCTTCTTCAAAGTCTTGGAATTTCAGTTATAAAAACAGAAGTCGTGCTCTCAGAATCGGTACCAGCCTCAATTGATGAGGTCGCAAAAAGACATGAATCCACCATCATCGTAATGGGAGCCAGAGGAAAGGGTCTTATTAAAGGCCTTCACCTAGGTAGTGTTACCCACCGGGTGTTACATGATTCACATACGAACCTTCTCATCATGCGAGGACAGATTATCGAACGGCTATCTGGAGAAAAATTTCAGAAGTTCTGTCCGATGATTTTTTCCAAAGTACTGATTCCAGTTGATCTGACCCCGGATTCATGGGATGCAGTTCAAAAGATCGGAAAAATCCCGGAGGTCATTGAGATAATTGTCTGTTCGGTCATATCACGTGGAGAAACGGAAAGTGAGATTGAACGGATACGAAATAAAACCGCAGATGCCCTGAAAGAAAAATGTGCACAACTGAAAACAGCCGGAGCAGAAGTCAGGTGGAGAATTCTTGAAGGTGATCCGGTCAGTCGTGTTCTTGAGTATGCAGATGAAGCAGATGTATCCCTGGTTTGTACCGTTCCGACAGAAAAAGGTATAATAGCAGAGTTATTGCATGGAAGTTTCTCATGTGAACTGGCACGACGTACCTCCAGACCTGTTCTGGTAATCAGAAAAGATTGA
- a CDS encoding V-type ATP synthase subunit A — protein sequence MNENNGVIIRVTGPVVEAEGMAGSRMYESVKVGNTGLIGEIIILEGDRATIQVYEETIGLTPGEPVIRTYLPLSVELGPGLVGTMYDGIQRPLEEILRNTGDMIERGASAPALDRTKKYRFYPCAKKGDMIHEGDRLGCVRESVAVHHYILVPPGVSGTLESLAEKGEYVITDTIATIDTGTVKKTLTMIQRWPVRDPRPVRERLDPIEPLMTGQRIIDTLFPLARGGTAAIPGPFGSGKTVVQQQLAKWVNADIIVYIGCGERGNEMADVLEQFPTLKDPRTGHALSSRMVLIANTSNMPVAAREASVYTGITIAEYYRDMGYHVALMADSTSRWAEAMREISGRLEEMPGEEGYPAYLSSRLADFYERAGRVSLLGTGDHEGSISVIGAVSPPGGDFSEPVTQNTLRIVKVFWALDADLAYQRHFPAINWLMSYSLYSSIAGSWWEEHIGPDFVRMKQEMMEILQRENELEEIIRLVGPETLPESDRLLLLKAEILRESYLMQYAFDEFDTYTGPKKQYRMLQAIFSFFNRAELALEMGVSVSQLRTLPIIERFARMGSSSPDEEESLFLEIETDIRAVREMKGGV from the coding sequence ATGAATGAGAATAACGGGGTAATTATCAGGGTTACCGGTCCTGTTGTTGAGGCTGAGGGAATGGCAGGGAGCCGTATGTATGAATCGGTGAAGGTTGGAAATACCGGATTAATCGGGGAAATCATCATTCTTGAAGGAGACCGGGCCACAATCCAGGTATATGAAGAAACCATCGGTCTTACTCCTGGTGAACCGGTAATACGGACATATCTTCCCCTCTCGGTTGAACTTGGTCCGGGTCTTGTGGGCACTATGTATGATGGTATTCAGCGTCCGCTTGAGGAGATCCTTCGCAATACTGGTGATATGATCGAACGTGGAGCGTCTGCTCCTGCCCTTGACCGGACGAAAAAATACCGGTTTTATCCATGTGCAAAAAAAGGAGACATGATTCATGAAGGGGATCGCCTTGGGTGTGTCCGTGAATCCGTCGCTGTCCATCACTATATCCTTGTTCCTCCCGGAGTCAGTGGAACGCTTGAGTCACTGGCTGAAAAAGGAGAATATGTCATCACCGATACAATAGCCACTATCGATACTGGAACTGTGAAAAAAACCCTTACCATGATCCAACGCTGGCCGGTTCGTGACCCAAGACCGGTTCGCGAACGTCTTGATCCCATTGAACCTTTGATGACCGGCCAGAGAATTATTGACACCCTCTTTCCTCTTGCCAGAGGTGGGACAGCAGCAATACCCGGTCCTTTTGGGTCAGGAAAAACTGTCGTGCAACAACAGCTAGCCAAGTGGGTTAATGCAGATATCATTGTCTACATTGGATGTGGGGAACGAGGCAATGAGATGGCAGATGTCCTTGAACAATTCCCAACTCTGAAAGATCCCCGGACTGGTCATGCCCTAAGCAGCAGGATGGTTCTGATAGCAAATACCAGCAATATGCCAGTTGCAGCCCGTGAAGCATCGGTATACACGGGAATTACAATTGCTGAGTACTATCGTGACATGGGCTACCATGTTGCTCTTATGGCTGATTCAACCTCACGATGGGCAGAGGCAATGCGGGAGATATCTGGTCGGCTAGAAGAGATGCCTGGAGAAGAAGGATATCCGGCATATCTGAGTTCACGTCTTGCTGACTTTTACGAACGTGCCGGACGGGTGTCTTTGCTTGGAACAGGTGATCATGAGGGTTCTATCTCGGTCATCGGGGCCGTATCTCCTCCGGGAGGAGATTTTTCAGAACCAGTTACCCAGAATACTCTTCGTATTGTAAAGGTTTTCTGGGCACTTGATGCAGATTTGGCATACCAACGGCATTTTCCTGCTATTAATTGGCTTATGTCTTATTCCCTGTACAGCTCAATAGCCGGATCATGGTGGGAAGAGCATATTGGTCCGGATTTTGTCAGAATGAAACAGGAGATGATGGAGATCCTCCAAAGGGAAAATGAACTGGAAGAGATCATCAGACTTGTCGGCCCGGAAACTCTTCCTGAATCTGATCGCCTGCTCCTGTTAAAAGCTGAGATTCTCCGTGAGAGCTATCTCATGCAATATGCTTTTGATGAATTTGATACATATACCGGACCGAAAAAGCAGTACCGGATGCTTCAGGCAATCTTTTCTTTTTTTAACCGTGCAGAACTTGCTCTGGAAATGGGGGTTTCGGTATCACAGCTTCGGACTCTTCCCATTATTGAACGGTTTGCACGGATGGGCTCATCATCACCGGACGAGGAAGAATCGTTGTTTTTAGAGATTGAAACTGATATCCGGGCTGTCCGTGAAATGAAGGGAGGGGTGTAA
- a CDS encoding V-type ATP synthase subunit F, with amino-acid sequence MKVAVLAFKRLSLGFLLGGVHEAFICETLDDAKQAMEICLKNSEIGVILVSKPVARMIPEMIREAKTSPRMIPVISIIPDIGDQAEVCGGTA; translated from the coding sequence ATGAAGGTGGCTGTGCTTGCATTCAAAAGGTTGAGTCTTGGTTTTCTTCTTGGCGGAGTTCATGAAGCATTTATCTGTGAGACGCTTGACGATGCAAAACAGGCAATGGAGATTTGTCTTAAAAATTCAGAGATTGGTGTAATCCTGGTGAGTAAACCGGTTGCCAGAATGATCCCGGAGATGATCAGGGAAGCGAAAACATCACCCCGGATGATTCCAGTTATCTCAATAATCCCTGATATTGGCGATCAAGCGGAAGTGTGTGGAGGAACAGCATGA
- a CDS encoding V-type ATP synthase subunit B yields the protein METSFRMYTGVSKVVGPLMVLDGVEGIGYGEIAEIVLPNGEVRIGQVLETTTTRAMVQVFRGTRDLDTELTKVRFRGEPMKISLSSDMLGRTFDGSARPLDGGGPVIPECIRDIYGSPINPSAREHPRDSIQTGISSIDGMNTLVRGQKLPLFSGAGLPHNLLASQIARQAKVTGQAEKFAVVFAAMGITYEESAFFIREFEESGALERAVLFLNLADDPAIERIITPRLALTTAEYLAFDKGMHVLVVLTDITNYCEALREIAAAREEVPGRRGYPGYIYTDLASLFERAGRIRGREGSITQLPILTMPDDDITHPVPDLTGYITEGQIVLSRDLHRKGIYPPVDVLPCLSRLMQGGIGPGRTRADHAEVKNQLYSAYARGIRLKSLVAVMGEEGLSSLDKIYIRFCDRYENDFIRQASYEDRSFEDTLNLAWDLLSILPKSELKRVSTEFIKAYYHGEEILECSGP from the coding sequence ATGGAAACCAGTTTCCGGATGTATACCGGTGTCTCAAAAGTGGTCGGGCCTCTGATGGTTCTTGATGGTGTAGAAGGTATCGGTTATGGGGAGATAGCGGAAATTGTGCTTCCAAATGGAGAGGTTCGTATCGGGCAGGTTCTGGAGACGACAACCACCAGAGCAATGGTTCAGGTCTTCCGGGGTACCCGTGATCTTGACACAGAACTGACAAAGGTCAGGTTCAGAGGTGAACCGATGAAGATCTCCCTCTCGTCTGACATGCTGGGAAGAACATTTGACGGAAGTGCCAGGCCGCTTGATGGAGGAGGACCGGTCATTCCGGAGTGTATCAGGGATATTTATGGATCACCGATAAATCCTTCTGCCCGTGAACACCCCCGTGACTCTATCCAGACCGGCATATCATCAATTGATGGTATGAACACCCTTGTCAGGGGTCAGAAACTTCCCCTGTTCTCCGGGGCAGGACTTCCCCACAATCTGCTTGCATCCCAGATTGCAAGGCAGGCAAAGGTGACTGGTCAGGCGGAAAAGTTTGCTGTCGTCTTTGCAGCGATGGGGATTACCTATGAAGAGTCTGCGTTCTTCATCCGTGAGTTTGAAGAATCCGGAGCACTTGAACGAGCAGTCCTTTTCCTGAACCTTGCAGACGATCCGGCTATTGAACGGATAATTACTCCCCGGCTTGCACTTACCACCGCTGAATATCTGGCTTTTGACAAGGGAATGCACGTTCTTGTGGTGCTGACAGATATTACAAATTATTGTGAGGCACTCCGGGAGATTGCAGCTGCACGAGAAGAAGTTCCTGGGAGAAGAGGATATCCCGGATACATTTACACCGATCTTGCGTCACTCTTTGAACGGGCCGGTCGAATCAGGGGCAGAGAAGGATCAATTACCCAACTTCCTATCCTGACCATGCCTGATGATGATATTACTCATCCCGTCCCCGACCTGACTGGGTATATTACCGAGGGACAGATAGTACTCTCCCGTGACCTGCACCGGAAAGGGATTTATCCCCCGGTGGATGTTCTGCCTTGTCTCTCCCGTCTTATGCAGGGAGGCATCGGACCAGGCCGGACACGGGCAGATCACGCAGAGGTAAAAAACCAACTCTATTCAGCATATGCCCGGGGAATCAGGCTCAAAAGTCTGGTGGCAGTGATGGGAGAAGAGGGGCTTTCTTCACTTGATAAGATATATATCCGGTTTTGTGACCGGTATGAGAATGATTTTATCAGGCAGGCCTCGTATGAGGATCGGTCATTTGAAGATACTCTCAATTTAGCCTGGGATCTGTTGTCAATCCTTCCAAAATCTGAATTGAAACGAGTTAGCACAGAATTTATAAAAGCCTACTATCACGGAGAGGAGATTCTGGAATGCAGCGGGCCGTAA
- a CDS encoding V-type ATPase subunit gives MEISDLTVLLSAGSPFITELTAAILIAVMFLLFLTLLSIVGYFPVLLSLTSYTPVVARIKARGVPYIEPELVQDLMQSGSLPDSISRLKSSGYLASVSLDCNPDQAEEELLIAWYDEVQTLRSQAPRDAWLFFDAILSFQEIAKVKRILRMVHDGRAAIIPEIPLLWPEEFTTDVALKIANSRSVSEAARIFHETRYGQILADGLVLYEKEKSVFYLDHVLDCMGFAEIKSQSSMVQAYLASPYRDYISILIDIQNIRTLIRAKHAGWNPQQVMPCLIDGGLDLPSWRLIQMNEMMSLPDLVRQLSGTRYDSVLSPLLRSYPSTESMLSIDLALDRYLLETISRLSMEYYHTGGPLLWYLVAKEFELRNIRIILTGLSEGLSSDQIGKMLITGPEET, from the coding sequence ATGGAAATATCGGATCTTACCGTACTATTGAGTGCTGGATCCCCATTTATAACTGAACTTACTGCTGCAATTCTTATTGCCGTCATGTTTCTCTTGTTTCTGACTCTTTTAAGTATTGTCGGATATTTTCCGGTCCTCCTTTCTCTTACGTCATACACGCCTGTTGTCGCCAGGATAAAAGCGAGGGGAGTGCCCTATATTGAACCGGAACTTGTGCAGGATCTTATGCAAAGTGGCTCTCTTCCTGATTCTATCAGCAGACTGAAAAGCTCCGGGTACCTGGCATCGGTCTCTCTTGATTGCAACCCGGATCAGGCTGAAGAAGAACTGCTCATTGCATGGTATGATGAAGTCCAGACTCTTCGTTCACAGGCTCCACGGGATGCATGGCTTTTTTTTGATGCAATACTCTCTTTTCAGGAGATTGCCAAAGTAAAAAGGATCCTCAGAATGGTCCATGATGGTCGTGCAGCAATTATTCCAGAGATTCCTCTTCTCTGGCCTGAAGAGTTTACCACAGATGTAGCCTTAAAAATTGCGAACTCACGTTCGGTGAGTGAAGCGGCGAGAATATTTCATGAGACACGATATGGTCAAATTCTTGCAGACGGTCTTGTCCTGTATGAGAAAGAAAAATCTGTCTTTTATCTGGATCATGTCCTTGATTGCATGGGATTTGCAGAAATAAAAAGTCAGAGTTCAATGGTGCAGGCTTATCTTGCCTCTCCATATCGGGATTATATCTCCATACTCATTGATATTCAAAATATCAGAACATTAATCCGGGCAAAACATGCCGGTTGGAACCCCCAGCAGGTTATGCCATGCTTAATCGACGGCGGCCTTGATCTGCCATCATGGAGGCTTATACAGATGAATGAGATGATGAGCTTGCCAGACTTGGTTCGTCAGTTGTCAGGAACCAGGTATGATTCAGTTCTTTCTCCCCTGCTCCGATCATATCCATCCACAGAGAGTATGCTTTCAATAGATCTTGCATTAGATCGGTATCTCCTTGAAACGATCTCACGGTTATCCATGGAATACTACCATACCGGTGGGCCGCTGCTCTGGTACCTGGTAGCAAAAGAATTTGAACTTAGAAATATTCGTATCATCCTGACAGGTCTTTCTGAAGGCCTTTCCTCTGACCAGATTGGTAAGATGCTGATTACGGGACCGGAGGAGACATGA
- a CDS encoding V-type ATP synthase subunit D: MQRAVIAGVRPTRLEFLRLSRRELIAQKGRDILQEKLDALVIEHTRLTTEMEQRAGFIQKEMEEAYEALKLAGIITGWVRLSDLASSCVHIPGLEVTSSQVMGVRVPVITMSEGIEQGVYRNERGYSVFGTSGQVDEAALRYEKVLHSLLSYASLEGRADRITLEMNRTRRRVNALEHLVIPRLQQTMKYIEFRLEEREREDLFRRKRMKQIMERKEVEEKGIA, encoded by the coding sequence ATGCAGCGGGCCGTAATTGCAGGAGTCAGACCAACAAGACTTGAGTTTCTCAGGCTCTCAAGACGTGAACTTATCGCCCAGAAGGGCAGGGACATTTTACAGGAAAAATTAGATGCCCTTGTTATTGAACATACACGGCTTACTACAGAGATGGAACAGAGGGCTGGTTTCATTCAAAAAGAGATGGAAGAAGCCTACGAAGCACTCAAACTGGCTGGAATAATTACCGGATGGGTCAGACTATCTGACCTGGCATCTTCGTGTGTGCATATTCCAGGACTGGAGGTTACCTCTTCTCAGGTCATGGGGGTACGAGTTCCGGTCATTACCATGTCTGAAGGAATTGAACAGGGAGTATATAGAAACGAGCGAGGATACAGCGTTTTTGGCACCTCAGGCCAGGTAGATGAGGCCGCTCTCCGGTATGAGAAGGTTTTGCATTCTCTTCTCTCCTATGCATCACTTGAAGGAAGAGCTGACCGGATCACTCTTGAGATGAACAGAACTAGGAGAAGAGTCAATGCTTTAGAACACCTGGTCATCCCACGGCTCCAGCAGACAATGAAATACATTGAATTCAGGCTTGAAGAACGTGAGCGGGAAGACTTGTTTAGAAGAAAGCGAATGAAACAGATCATGGAACGAAAGGAGGTTGAGGAAAAAGGTATTGCCTGA